The following are from one region of the Methanospirillum hungatei genome:
- a CDS encoding PadR family transcriptional regulator translates to MSSISNMETALLGLLSERPMYPYEIEKNVWEHDMRYWTEISLSSIYKVLEKLEKKLLVDVNLTVTDTNKVKKIYSITEKGKKELKERIVEIMSELEISIHQIDLALANLHLLTTEEVNEVLGKYLKSIDERITCYKELEQYLQDHECAVGNLALSKRRQFLMKAEREWVISFLDEFNAHAGGEGHE, encoded by the coding sequence ATGAGTTCGATCTCGAACATGGAGACAGCCCTTCTGGGGCTTCTCTCTGAAAGACCGATGTATCCGTATGAGATTGAAAAGAACGTATGGGAACATGACATGCGGTACTGGACCGAGATCTCACTCTCATCCATCTACAAGGTTCTGGAAAAACTCGAGAAGAAACTGCTCGTTGACGTAAACCTGACCGTCACCGATACCAACAAGGTCAAGAAGATCTACTCCATCACCGAGAAAGGAAAAAAGGAACTCAAAGAGAGGATCGTTGAGATCATGTCTGAACTGGAGATCAGCATCCACCAGATTGATCTCGCCCTTGCAAATCTGCACCTTCTGACCACAGAAGAGGTGAACGAAGTCCTTGGCAAATACCTGAAGTCCATTGATGAGCGTATCACCTGTTACAAGGAATTGGAACAGTATCTTCAGGATCATGAATGTGCGGTGGGGAACCTTGCTTTGTCAAAGAGGAGGCAGTTTCTGATGAAGGCTGAGCGGGAATGGGTTATCAGTTTCCTTGATGAATTTAATGCACATGCAGGAGGGGAAGGACATGAGTGA
- a CDS encoding ATP-binding cassette domain-containing protein, which yields MSESIELSGVRVHNLKNVSVSIPKNQIVVFTGVSGSGKSSLVFDTIGLEARRQLIETFSTFERSMLPKITRPDVDEIVNLSPVIVIDQKRPGQTLRSTVGTMTELYTYLRLLYSRCGDPFIGGSNLFSFNNAEGMCPECSGLGQLMVIDENKVFDFSKSVAEGAVLHPQYKKGGYYWSSLMKSELFDPHCPVGELSEKERYNLMHHPQTTILGERFGEKYQAQYEGVLSRLKKTYINKEENSDAYTQFFRYETCHSCHGSRLNEQARTVIVAGRTIPDLIHLEMPALLAWLDTLDHPHATPIARKMGLIIQYLIDIGVGYLTLHRPVATLSGGEAQRVKIAKQLDCTLVNLVYILDEPSIGLHPRDIRNLTRILTELRDRKNTILVVEHDPEVILSSDHLVDIGPGAGIHGGQITYSGPVSGIHTSGTKTADYLNHRAEMASVRRQAKGEFRIENAILHNLKNVSISIPKGVLVCVTGVAGSGKSSLIHGVFCKEHTDAVVIDQSAIGRSSRSNPVTYLGIFDLIRKEFARATGTEPSLFSFNSKGACPKCKGLGILKMDMHFLDDVAMVCDECNGLRYRPDVLALRYKGKTISDILNETVGEAIDFFETPEIRRKLEVLKLVGLDYLRLGQSLSSLSGGEAQRLKLATELHKKGNIYVMDEPTTGLHMADTERLLGIIHGLVDAGNSVIVIEHNLDVICQADYIIDMGPEGGSSGGEIVATGTPEEIMANTASVTGRFLSEIFGTNQVQNCRIKVAHE from the coding sequence ATGAGTGAGTCGATAGAACTCTCCGGTGTAAGAGTCCATAACCTGAAGAATGTCTCGGTTTCAATTCCAAAGAACCAGATTGTGGTCTTTACCGGTGTGTCCGGAAGTGGAAAATCCTCTCTTGTGTTTGATACCATCGGCCTTGAGGCACGGCGGCAGCTTATTGAGACGTTCAGCACTTTTGAACGCTCCATGCTCCCAAAGATTACCCGGCCTGACGTAGATGAGATTGTGAACCTCTCGCCAGTTATCGTCATAGATCAGAAAAGACCTGGTCAGACGCTCCGGTCCACTGTCGGGACCATGACTGAACTCTATACATACCTTCGTCTCCTCTACTCCCGGTGTGGAGATCCGTTCATCGGGGGATCGAATCTCTTCTCGTTCAACAATGCGGAAGGAATGTGCCCGGAATGCAGCGGTCTTGGACAACTGATGGTCATCGATGAGAATAAGGTGTTTGATTTCTCAAAAAGCGTTGCAGAGGGAGCCGTTCTCCATCCCCAGTACAAGAAAGGCGGGTATTACTGGTCATCTCTGATGAAATCAGAACTCTTTGATCCTCACTGTCCGGTGGGAGAACTCTCCGAAAAGGAACGGTATAACCTGATGCATCATCCCCAGACTACTATCCTGGGAGAGCGGTTTGGGGAGAAGTACCAGGCACAATATGAAGGTGTGCTGAGCAGACTGAAAAAGACCTATATCAACAAGGAGGAGAATTCTGATGCATATACCCAGTTCTTCAGGTACGAAACCTGTCACTCCTGTCATGGATCACGGTTGAATGAACAGGCACGTACGGTCATAGTTGCGGGAAGAACAATTCCTGACCTTATCCACCTGGAGATGCCTGCTCTCCTCGCCTGGCTTGATACCCTTGATCATCCCCATGCAACACCGATTGCCCGGAAGATGGGACTTATCATCCAGTATCTGATAGATATCGGAGTCGGATACCTTACCCTTCATCGCCCGGTTGCAACCCTCTCCGGTGGTGAGGCACAGCGGGTTAAGATTGCTAAACAACTTGACTGCACATTGGTAAACCTTGTTTATATCCTTGATGAGCCAAGTATCGGACTTCATCCCCGTGATATCCGGAATCTGACCCGGATTTTAACCGAACTTCGGGACCGGAAGAATACGATCCTTGTCGTGGAGCATGACCCCGAGGTGATCCTCTCCTCTGACCACCTGGTCGATATCGGACCCGGAGCAGGAATACACGGGGGTCAGATTACGTATAGCGGACCTGTCAGCGGGATTCATACGTCAGGAACCAAAACGGCGGATTACCTAAACCATCGGGCTGAAATGGCATCCGTTAGAAGGCAGGCAAAAGGTGAATTCAGAATCGAGAATGCAATCCTTCACAACCTGAAAAATGTCTCGATCTCCATCCCGAAAGGGGTTCTGGTCTGTGTGACCGGGGTTGCCGGGAGTGGGAAGAGTTCTCTTATTCACGGAGTATTCTGCAAGGAGCACACTGATGCAGTCGTCATTGATCAGTCAGCAATCGGACGGAGTTCACGGTCAAATCCGGTGACATACCTTGGAATCTTTGACCTTATCAGAAAGGAGTTTGCACGGGCAACCGGCACCGAACCATCCCTCTTTAGCTTCAATTCGAAAGGGGCGTGCCCGAAATGCAAGGGGCTTGGTATCCTTAAGATGGATATGCATTTCCTTGATGATGTCGCGATGGTCTGTGATGAGTGTAACGGGCTTCGGTATCGTCCTGATGTGCTTGCTCTCCGTTATAAGGGAAAAACAATATCAGATATTCTGAACGAAACCGTAGGGGAAGCAATTGATTTCTTTGAAACACCGGAGATCAGGAGAAAATTAGAGGTCCTTAAACTGGTTGGTCTTGATTATCTCAGGCTGGGTCAGTCACTTAGTTCGCTCTCCGGTGGCGAGGCACAGCGGTTAAAACTTGCAACCGAGCTCCATAAGAAGGGTAATATCTACGTGATGGATGAACCCACAACCGGGCTTCATATGGCTGATACCGAGCGGCTGCTTGGGATCATTCACGGACTTGTTGATGCCGGGAATTCGGTCATCGTGATAGAACATAACCTGGATGTGATCTGCCAGGCTGACTATATCATCGATATGGGTCCGGAAGGAGGAAGCAGCGGAGGAGAGATCGTCGCTACCGGCACTCCGGAAGAGATCATGGCGAATACAGCATCGGTAACCGGACGGTTCCTGAGCGAGATTTTTGGCACGAATCAGGTGCAGAATTGCAGGATAAAGGTGGCTCATGAGTAA
- a CDS encoding ATP-binding cassette domain-containing protein, with translation MSNSVILDVSNFSFAYGDVQAVKDVSFTVKRGEFFSFLGPNGAGKTTVINTLITLLPMQEGTVTVAGYDLRADRVKVRESIGIVFQQITLDKDMTVRETLDFHGDIYGMDRDNKLQRISELLALVELEEKADVLVNNLSGGMKRRLEIARGLMTRPQILFLDEPTIGLDPQTRQKTWEYLRMVNQEGTTIFMTTHYMDEADILSDSIALIDHGEIIKRGTPDELKSGLGKDIIYLETSDNNAASALIREIPGISGIQPCDGKLLIFSGNDGAQVLPGIIRAADEQGIMVRSVSLKKPTMDDVFMHYTGTEIRD, from the coding sequence ATGAGTAATTCAGTCATACTGGATGTATCCAATTTTTCATTTGCGTATGGTGATGTACAGGCGGTAAAAGATGTCTCATTCACGGTGAAGAGGGGGGAATTCTTCTCGTTTCTCGGGCCGAACGGAGCCGGAAAGACGACGGTCATAAACACCCTTATCACGCTCCTCCCGATGCAGGAAGGGACGGTCACCGTCGCAGGATATGATCTCCGGGCAGACCGTGTTAAAGTCAGGGAGTCAATCGGGATAGTATTTCAGCAGATAACCCTTGACAAGGACATGACGGTCAGGGAAACCCTTGACTTTCACGGGGATATCTATGGGATGGACCGGGATAATAAACTGCAGCGAATTTCAGAGCTTCTGGCCTTAGTGGAGCTTGAGGAGAAGGCGGATGTACTGGTCAATAACCTGTCCGGCGGAATGAAACGCAGACTTGAGATAGCTCGTGGTCTGATGACACGTCCGCAGATTCTCTTCCTTGATGAACCGACCATCGGGCTTGATCCACAAACAAGACAGAAGACCTGGGAGTATCTCAGAATGGTAAACCAGGAAGGAACCACCATCTTCATGACGACCCATTATATGGATGAGGCAGATATCCTCTCCGATTCGATTGCCCTCATTGATCATGGAGAGATCATTAAGAGGGGAACACCGGATGAGCTCAAATCAGGCCTTGGAAAAGATATCATCTATCTTGAAACCAGTGATAACAATGCAGCATCTGCCCTGATTCGAGAAATCCCCGGAATCAGCGGGATTCAACCCTGCGATGGGAAGCTGCTGATATTCTCCGGAAACGACGGGGCACAGGTACTTCCTGGCATCATAAGAGCTGCTGATGAACAGGGAATCATGGTGAGATCAGTCAGTCTGAAAAAACCCACGATGGATGATGTCTTCATGCACTACACCGGAACGGAGATCCGGGACTGA
- a CDS encoding ABC transporter permease: protein MVSGFIAVFKRDFRRYVRFKDQLFTSMLHPILWLALFGLGMAGNFERILGGGSTPAGMISYDYLTFMCPGMIAATILFANLYGGFSVLFDKNWGILREIMASPMPRRDLIIGISLSSVTKSLIQTVIIIVFGIVLGVTFFSGENFGGVLISLIGMVLFVAVFSAAVLCVSLYVAFKTSSPEGYQGVTTVLSMPVFFASNALYPSAGLPPVLQEIALINPLTHLSNGLRYFSMGDHFSALGLEFIFSSTEILISFVYLLVFALVTFYFALRAVEQSVIT, encoded by the coding sequence ATGGTTTCAGGATTTATTGCGGTATTCAAACGAGACTTTCGCCGGTATGTCAGATTCAAAGATCAACTCTTCACCTCAATGCTTCATCCTATCCTCTGGCTTGCACTCTTCGGTCTTGGGATGGCAGGAAATTTTGAACGAATTCTGGGTGGTGGTTCAACGCCGGCAGGGATGATCTCCTATGATTACCTGACCTTCATGTGTCCGGGGATGATTGCAGCAACCATCCTCTTTGCAAACCTGTACGGGGGATTCTCAGTGCTCTTTGATAAGAACTGGGGAATCTTAAGAGAGATCATGGCAAGCCCGATGCCAAGGCGTGATCTGATTATCGGGATATCCCTCTCATCAGTTACAAAGTCACTGATTCAGACGGTAATCATCATCGTCTTCGGGATAGTCCTTGGTGTCACGTTCTTCTCCGGAGAGAACTTTGGTGGAGTGCTCATCTCACTCATCGGCATGGTCCTCTTTGTTGCTGTCTTTTCAGCAGCGGTGCTCTGTGTCTCACTTTACGTTGCGTTTAAAACATCATCACCGGAAGGGTACCAGGGAGTCACGACGGTTCTCTCTATGCCGGTCTTCTTTGCGTCTAATGCCCTCTATCCATCGGCAGGACTTCCCCCCGTTCTGCAGGAGATTGCTCTCATAAATCCACTGACCCACCTCTCAAACGGACTCCGATACTTCTCAATGGGCGATCATTTCAGTGCTCTTGGGCTGGAATTCATCTTTAGCAGTACTGAGATCCTGATATCGTTCGTCTACCTCCTGGTCTTTGCACTGGTGACGTTCTATTTCGCTCTCCGGGCAGTTGAGCAGTCGGTTATTACCTGA
- a CDS encoding class I SAM-dependent methyltransferase — protein MSRFGSDPLNFFNSVYQNFAPWDIGVPQPAMAALIEKYPPKNPILDLGCGSGDLAIYLSKLGNQVTGIDFVESAIRIAQDKVATLPHETALNLRFQVADARKPSLLQEKFGAVFDSGFYHLFNPDQCEQLIDEVASILKPHGCYYLHEFAIEFPIPNVPRQVSLDELQTCFTVEKGWRIKDIQIVEFLSKVAPPVPAICACIERL, from the coding sequence GTGAGTAGATTTGGATCTGACCCACTCAATTTTTTCAATTCTGTGTACCAGAATTTTGCACCATGGGATATTGGTGTACCACAGCCTGCTATGGCTGCTCTTATTGAAAAATATCCACCTAAAAATCCTATATTAGATCTTGGTTGTGGTTCAGGCGACCTTGCTATTTACTTATCAAAGTTAGGGAATCAGGTAACTGGGATTGATTTTGTGGAATCTGCTATCAGGATCGCTCAGGATAAAGTTGCCACTCTTCCCCATGAGACTGCTCTAAATTTAAGGTTTCAAGTGGCTGACGCTCGAAAGCCCTCCTTACTTCAAGAAAAATTCGGAGCGGTTTTTGATTCCGGTTTTTATCATTTATTCAATCCAGACCAATGTGAGCAATTAATTGATGAAGTTGCCTCTATCTTGAAACCACATGGTTGTTATTATTTACATGAGTTTGCAATCGAATTTCCTATTCCGAATGTGCCCCGCCAAGTTTCTCTTGATGAATTACAAACCTGTTTTACGGTTGAAAAAGGATGGCGTATTAAAGATATTCAAATAGTTGAATTCCTGAGTAAAGTCGCTCCACCTGTGCCAGCAATCTGTGCTTGTATTGAACGTCTTTAA
- a CDS encoding DHH family phosphoesterase, protein MFFRRRSAKPDIPKIQADIALRTAKIVHLTHNDFDAVGTDAVHRIRFKNEGVYTIFSSVGKFPLYLDILSQVAGNGDTLSISDLSYRRGIEQHLRKLKQKGWRIEWRDHHRWHEDEIGLVKSIVDLLHIDTGRCACGICASDLTPDDVITQEIGLVVCDYDLWKHQDPRSGVLGLVLQRHENREHVRDMLMLGVFDDKKIRSEYEDIMREMNRVMERTKRASSMLGKKYRTIVTPMYGYPSETAAYLRKQLNSDIEVLVSQSGKFSIRSVPPISHKIAREFGGGGHPNAAGGFFNFTFKDKVLLRFLKRNRWFDKIANYADTIQK, encoded by the coding sequence ATGTTTTTCAGGAGACGGAGTGCGAAACCAGATATTCCCAAAATTCAGGCAGATATCGCTCTCCGGACAGCAAAAATAGTTCATCTTACCCACAACGATTTTGACGCTGTTGGCACAGATGCTGTTCACAGAATCCGGTTCAAGAATGAGGGAGTCTATACCATTTTTAGTTCGGTTGGAAAGTTCCCTCTGTATCTGGACATACTATCACAGGTCGCTGGAAATGGAGATACCCTTTCAATAAGTGATCTCTCTTATCGCCGGGGTATAGAGCAGCACCTTCGAAAGTTGAAACAAAAAGGGTGGCGAATCGAATGGCGGGACCATCACCGCTGGCACGAAGATGAGATCGGATTAGTAAAGAGCATTGTTGATCTGCTACACATAGATACCGGACGATGTGCATGCGGCATATGTGCAAGTGACCTAACCCCCGATGATGTTATCACCCAGGAGATTGGTCTTGTAGTGTGCGACTATGATCTCTGGAAACACCAGGACCCACGTTCAGGGGTACTTGGACTTGTTCTGCAACGACATGAAAACCGGGAACATGTCAGGGACATGCTCATGCTCGGAGTTTTTGATGATAAAAAAATCCGAAGTGAATATGAAGACATCATGAGGGAGATGAACCGGGTCATGGAGCGAACCAAGCGGGCATCCAGCATGCTTGGAAAAAAGTACCGAACCATCGTTACCCCCATGTATGGGTACCCCAGTGAAACCGCAGCATATCTTCGAAAACAACTGAATTCAGACATTGAAGTACTCGTCTCCCAGTCAGGAAAATTTTCAATACGATCTGTCCCACCAATCAGTCATAAAATTGCCAGAGAGTTTGGTGGAGGTGGTCATCCCAACGCTGCCGGAGGTTTTTTCAACTTTACCTTCAAAGACAAAGTCCTTCTCCGATTTTTGAAAAGGAACCGTTGGTTTGATAAAATAGCAAATTACGCTGATACTATACAGAAATAA
- the metG gene encoding methionine--tRNA ligase, whose protein sequence is MNSRPLLVTCGLPYTNGPCHLGHLRTYVPADFYVRFMRRKGEEVVFICGSDNHGTPIVVSAEKEGTTPRKISERYHTHFSDTFKKMQVNFDHFGMTDDPTTHARTKHLVSRLIERGYVYPKVIQQAYCTKCQKFLPDRYLEGICPHCKKPARGDECDQGCGKHLEPGEILEPTCKICGNQAEYREQEHFFFRLSGFQNWLREYLGELKGTDNAINYALGWVNEDLHDWCITRTLEWGVKFPGHDELVVYVWVDAPIGYIAFTEEWAEKVGKEWKDCWCGENTRVTHFIGQDITYHHCVFWPAMLHGAGYGTPYAVVASGMLKIDDHKFSKSRGYVVWTNEDYLDQNLPADYLRYYLLSYTSHTKEMNFSWQLFQERINNEVVNNLGNFIYRSLHLSQKQFGGVPEGEVEQEILEKISETIANVTSLVESYDFKGAVDAILTLSAWGNTYIQSNEPWKLAKTDQIAMAQVMRNCLQLAKALTLLMEPVMPERASLIWAQLGQDAPIQKTGFEAGLEKLTSGPLPAPSIVFTKIDDKMTTELDKRLRERIDALDAGKKPQTPQISIEEFAKVELKTATILSAESVPKSSKLLKLQVSLGDEIRQIVSGIAQFHNPDDLVGKDVVVCTNLKPAKIFGIESNGMILAAGDEASLLKPETQVPAGTKIR, encoded by the coding sequence ATGAATAGCCGCCCACTTCTTGTTACTTGTGGCCTTCCGTATACGAACGGCCCATGCCATCTCGGCCATCTCCGGACGTATGTACCTGCAGATTTTTATGTTCGGTTCATGCGTCGGAAGGGAGAAGAGGTGGTTTTTATCTGCGGCTCAGATAATCACGGAACTCCCATTGTTGTCAGCGCCGAAAAAGAAGGTACAACCCCCAGGAAAATATCTGAACGGTATCACACCCACTTCTCTGATACCTTCAAAAAAATGCAGGTGAACTTTGACCATTTTGGGATGACTGATGATCCAACAACCCATGCACGGACGAAACATCTGGTAAGCCGGCTTATTGAGCGTGGATATGTTTACCCAAAAGTTATCCAGCAGGCATACTGTACGAAATGTCAGAAGTTCTTACCAGACCGGTACCTGGAAGGAATATGTCCACATTGTAAAAAACCAGCCAGAGGTGATGAGTGTGATCAGGGATGTGGGAAACACCTGGAACCGGGTGAAATTCTTGAACCCACCTGTAAAATATGCGGAAACCAGGCAGAATACCGGGAGCAGGAACATTTCTTTTTCCGGCTGAGTGGATTTCAGAACTGGCTTAGGGAGTACCTTGGTGAATTAAAAGGCACTGATAATGCCATCAATTATGCTCTTGGGTGGGTAAATGAGGATCTTCATGACTGGTGTATTACCCGGACACTTGAATGGGGAGTAAAATTCCCAGGTCATGATGAACTGGTCGTTTATGTATGGGTTGATGCTCCGATTGGGTATATCGCATTTACCGAAGAATGGGCAGAGAAGGTCGGGAAAGAGTGGAAGGACTGCTGGTGTGGAGAGAATACTCGGGTGACACACTTCATCGGACAGGATATCACGTACCATCATTGTGTCTTCTGGCCTGCTATGCTCCATGGTGCAGGATATGGAACACCATATGCTGTTGTTGCTTCAGGAATGCTCAAGATAGATGATCATAAATTTTCAAAATCACGAGGATACGTAGTCTGGACAAACGAAGATTATCTTGATCAAAACCTCCCGGCAGATTATCTCCGGTATTACCTTCTTTCATATACCAGCCATACCAAAGAGATGAACTTTTCATGGCAGCTTTTCCAGGAACGGATCAATAATGAAGTGGTAAATAACCTTGGTAATTTCATATACCGGTCCCTCCATCTTTCCCAGAAACAATTCGGAGGAGTCCCTGAAGGAGAAGTAGAACAGGAGATCCTTGAAAAAATATCTGAAACTATCGCCAATGTCACCAGCCTTGTCGAATCATATGACTTCAAAGGTGCTGTTGACGCAATACTCACACTCTCTGCATGGGGAAATACCTATATTCAGAGTAATGAGCCCTGGAAGCTTGCAAAAACTGATCAGATCGCAATGGCACAGGTCATGAGAAACTGTCTTCAGCTGGCAAAAGCACTTACCCTTCTCATGGAGCCAGTCATGCCTGAACGGGCATCCCTTATCTGGGCACAACTAGGACAGGATGCCCCAATCCAAAAAACCGGATTTGAAGCAGGACTTGAGAAACTCACATCTGGCCCACTTCCTGCACCATCAATTGTGTTTACAAAAATTGATGATAAAATGACCACAGAATTAGATAAAAGACTTCGTGAACGGATTGACGCTCTCGATGCCGGGAAAAAACCACAGACTCCACAGATTAGTATTGAAGAATTTGCAAAAGTTGAATTAAAGACCGCCACTATACTTTCAGCTGAATCAGTACCAAAGTCGTCCAAATTACTCAAACTACAGGTTTCACTTGGAGATGAAATCAGACAGATAGTAAGTGGGATTGCCCAGTTCCATAATCCGGATGACCTGGTTGGAAAAGATGTTGTAGTCTGTACAAATCTGAAACCTGCAAAAATATTTGGTATTGAAAGTAATGGAATGATTCTCGCCGCTGGAGACGAAGCATCACTCTTAAAACCAGAAACTCAGGTTCCAGCCGGAACAAAAATCCGGTAA
- a CDS encoding HEAT repeat domain-containing protein, with protein sequence MSVQNIESLLSLLHSPDKQIRADAVSGLIALGNEAVPYLLPLLEDEDWVIRYRALEALSGIRDTESIDSVIRTTADPKDHVRYMATKALGAMLDPRVVPVLIRMLSDDHSYTRKIAAGGLVRSGNVTVLPSLQKALESETDSEVRAFFEDAFHQLQK encoded by the coding sequence ATGTCGGTTCAAAACATTGAGTCCTTACTTTCTCTCCTTCATAGTCCGGATAAACAAATACGTGCTGATGCGGTGAGCGGCCTAATAGCCTTAGGCAATGAAGCAGTACCCTATTTGTTACCTTTACTAGAAGATGAGGACTGGGTGATTCGGTATCGAGCTCTGGAAGCCCTGTCCGGAATCCGGGATACAGAATCAATAGATTCAGTTATTCGGACAACCGCAGATCCAAAAGACCATGTCAGGTATATGGCAACAAAAGCACTCGGTGCAATGCTTGATCCCAGAGTGGTTCCGGTTCTTATCAGAATGCTTTCCGATGATCATTCATACACTCGGAAAATCGCTGCAGGAGGGCTTGTACGGTCAGGTAACGTTACAGTTCTTCCTTCTTTGCAAAAAGCCCTTGAAAGTGAGACCGATTCTGAAGTACGTGCCTTTTTTGAAGACGCATTTCATCAGTTACAAAAGTAG